The Cellulomonas sp. S1-8 genomic sequence GCGGTGACGGTGATCGAGTATTCCCCGGCGGGCAGCTGATCGAGTAGTGCGCTGTTCGCATCCCCGGGCACGGTGACGGAGTGCCCGCCTGGGGACGCGGTGACCGTGTAGTCGAGCACCGGGTACGGGTCAGCGGAGTGGGCGGCGTACCAGTGCACTTCGGCACCACGTCGGGCACTGAAGGCGGCACGGGCGATGGGCGCGGTCGGGGGTGCGACGACCAACAATGTCCGTAGCTCGGTCCAGTCCGACTGAGAGACGCCATCCCACGCGAGAACCTGCCAACGGTACTCGAACGCGCCGCCGGAGGCCGGCGCGGGGAACGTGAACGTGGTGATGCCGCCGGCCTCACTCGCCGCGCTGCCCACCCCTTCGGCGACGAGGTTTCCCCATTGATTCTCCACACGGAAGACGCCACGAGAAGGCAGGACGCTGGATTCAAGGTGAGCGCTCAGCATGACGTTCGCATCTGTCACGTAGCCGTCTGCTGCAGGGCCTGAAGGTGTCGGCACGTCCGGAGCCGGAGCGACGAGAAGCGAAAGAGCTTCGCTCCATGGTCCGTACGCCTGACCGTCCGCGTGCACGGCTCGTGCGAACACCTCATACGTGGCCCCAGGCTGAAGAACGCCAGTGCCAGGCGTCCACTGCGCCGCGGCGCACTCGGGCACGTCGGCCACACCCGGCAAGTCAGCGCTGACGAGCACGTCGCCTTCGGACGACCGCACTTCGACGGCGAAGTCGTACGGCCACCCCTCCGAAGGCTCGGTCGGCTCCTCAAGGCATGAGTACACCCCGAAGGACGGATCCGTCCGGGCGGCGACCCGTACACCGCCGTCGGTAAATGCCTCCTCGCTCAACCCCAGGGATGGCGCCGGGACATCGGCGCGGAACTCTGCCGGTTGCACGCTCGGCAGGGCAGCCGCCGGAGGAGGTACGACGCTCCACCCCAAGGCGAACAGCACAGCCATCGCAGTCACCCACGACGTCCTGCCTGACAGCCACTTGGCCGATCGTTCGCTCTTCAAGGTCGCCCCCCAGCACCAGATGTTGAACCCGGTGGAGGCTCTCTCATCCCGTTCGCGGTGCATAGCCCGGGAGTGTCAAGTGCACCCGTTTGCAGCAGCCCCGACGTGGCCGAGATCGCCGCCTCCACGAGCGCGTCAGCGGCGTCGTGCCTGCGCGCCGGGCGGCGGCCGGGCGCTACGGTGCACGCACGGATCAGATCGCGCTGTGCCGCCCCGCCCCGCGCGGCTCGGCCCCTCCCGGTGACCACCACGCCGTGCTCACGGCCCCGCCCCCAGGAGGTCGCCCGCGAGCCCCAGCACCACGGGCACGAGCCCGAGCAGCACGAAGGCCGGCAGGAAGCACAGCCCGAGCGGCAGCGTCAGCCGCACCCCGAGTGCGCCCGCGGCTGCGCGGGCGCGCGCCCGGCGCTCGCGCCGCAACCGGGCCGCCGCGGCGCGCAGCTGGGGGCCAGGTGACGCCCCCGCGTCCCACCCGACGCGCAACGCGTGCGCGAGCACCGCGATCGACGGTGGCGCGCCGGCCCACGCGGCGTCCCAGGGTGCGCCGAGCCCCAGGGCGGTCCCGGCCCGCAGGAGCGCCTCGCCCTCGTCCCCGCCGAGGTGCCGCCCGGTCACCGCGAGCGCGGCGGGCACCGGCGTACCACCGCGCAGCGCCGCGGCGCACAGGTCGAGGACGAACGCCGGGTCGAGCCCGACGGGCCGGGTGCCGCGGCGCCACCGGCGCCGCCCGCGGGCCGCCTCGGCATCCGGCTCCCCGGCGCGTCCGCGCCCGGACGACCGTGAGCGTGCGGGGTCGCGCCAGGTCGCCCACGGCAGCCCGGCGAGCAGCACGCAGACGCCGACGACGACGCCCACGGTCCCCGGGCTCACGGCGCACCGGCCCGGCGCAGGAGGACACCGACCCACAGCCGGCCGGCCGCGACCAGCCCGAGCCCGGCGACGGCGAGGCCGGTCCCGAGCCCGCCGTCCGTGAGCACCTGCCAGGGCTGCGCGCCCATCGCGGTGCCGACCAGCAGGCCGAGCACGGGCAGCAGCGTGAGCACGCGGGCGGTGGCCCGCGGCCCCGCGAGCGCGGCGTCGAGCTCGCCTGCCTGTTCGGCGTCGGCCGCGACGGCGTCGGCCAGGTCCTCGAGCACGTCCGCCAGGGGTGCGCCCGTCTCGGTGGCGACGCGGACGCCGACGACGGCGGCCCGCACCCGGGTGCGCTGAGAACCGCGCGCGCCCACGACCCCGGCCAGGGCGTCGACGTCCGGCACCTGACCGTGGACGGCGGACCCCAGGACCTCCACCCACGCCGTGCTCGGCGGCACACCGGCCCGCAGCTGGGCCGCGACGGCGTGCAGCAGGCTCGCGAGGTCGGTCTGCAGCCCCTCCGCCTCGCGTCGCCGACGCAGGCGCACCCGTCCTTCCCGCGCGGCGGGCCGCGCGGGAACCCCGGTCCCGGCAGGTCCCCCACCGAGCGCGGTGTGACCCCCGCTCCTCGCACGGCCGCCCGCCCGCCGCGGCGCGGGACCGGCGAGCGCGACCACCCCGAGCGCCACGAGCACACCGACGACGACGCTCACGACGCCCGGCCGCCGTCACCGTCCCGGCCGGGCGCGTGACCGACGCGCACCACCCGCCCGCGCACCGCCCCGCCCGCGCGCGCTGTCACGCCCCCGCGCGCCGCCACGCCCGCGCACGCCGCCACTCCCCCGCACGCCGCCACGCCCCCGCGCACCATCACGCCCCCGCCCCGGCGCGCGCCGCGAGCCACGCCCACCCCGCTCCGGTCCTCGACCGACCGTCCTCGCCGACCTCGACGGCGCTGGTGACCCGCAGCCCACCGTCGTCGGCGCGGTCGACGACGGCGACCTCGGCGAGGTAGCGACGACCGGCGTCGTGGCCGTGCCGGACGCGGCGGACGTGCAGCACGGCGTCCACGGCGCTGGCCGCCTGCGCGGCGAGGGCCGCACGGTCGAGGCCCGCGAGCGCGGCGAGCGCCTCGAGCCGCGCGGGCACGTCGGCCGCGGTGTTGGCGTGCAGCGTCGCGCACCCGCCCTCGTGGCCCGTGTTGAGCGCGGCGAGCACCTCGCGGACCTCCGCGCCGCGGCACTCCCCCAGCACGATCCGGTCCGGACGCATGCGCAGCGCCTGCCGGACGAGGTCGGCGAGGTCGACCCCGCCGGCGCCGTCCACGTTCGGTGGTCGGCTCGTCAGGCGGACGACGTGCGGGTGGTCCGCCATCAGCTCGCCCGACTCCTCGACGAGCACGATGCGCTCGTCGTGCGGGACCAGCGAGAGCAGGGCCGCCAGGAGGGTCGTCTTGCCGGCGCCGGTCGCACCGGACACGAGCAGGTTGGCGCGGGACGCGACGAGCCCGCGCAGCACGGGGACGAGTGCCGGCGCGACGGCTCCGGCGGCCACGAGGTCCGCGAGCGTGAACGCACGGGGTCGCACGACCCGGAGGCTGAGCACCGTGCAGGACTCCGCGAGCGGCGGCAGGACGGCGTGCAGCCGGGTCCCGTCGGGCAGCCGTGCGTCGACCGTCGGCGCGGCGTCGTCGAGGCGTCGGCCAGCCGCGGCGGCCAGGCGCACGGCCAGCGCCCGGACGTCGGCGGGCGTGCCGAGGTCCACGTCGATGCGCGTCAGCGCCCCGGCCCGCTCGACCCAGACGTCCTGCGGCCCGTTGACCAGCACGTCCGTGACCGCCGGGTCGTCGAGCCACTGCTGCAGGTCACCCGCGCCGAGCAGCTCGTCGGCGACGGCCCGCACCGTCTCGGCCAGCGGCACGGGTCCCAGCAGGGTGCCGTGGTCGCGCAGCGCGGCGTCGACGAGCGCGGTCAGCCCGCCCGCCCCGGCCGGCCGGCGGTGCATCGCCTCCCGCACCTGGGAGACGACCCCGGACGGGACGGCGCGCCGCGCGGGCGCCGCGCTGCGGGGCCTGCCGGCCGAGGTGCCGGCCGACACACCGGCCGACGTGCCTGCCGGCACCACCGCGCGGCTCATGCGGGCACGCCCAGACGGCGCACGACGGCGTCCGCAGTCCTCGCCGCGGGCCCTCTGCCCCCCGGCCCGACGCGCTCGGCGCGGGCCGCCAACGCCCGGTCGCGGCGGGCGACGTGCCACACGTCCAGCCCGCTCGCGGTCGCGACGTCCGCCGCGCCCAGGGCGGCCGGCCCGCCGCCCTGGACCACCAGCCCGCACCTCGTCGCGGCGGCGTCGAGGCGGGGCCGCAGCGCGAGCACGCCGGCGACGCTGCGCAGGTCGGGGCGCGCGACGACGACCACGACATCGCACGCCGCCAGGGGTGCGTCACCGTCGACGACCGTCCCGCGGTCGAGGTCGAGCACCAGCGCCCCGACCTCGCAGACGAGCGCGTGCAGCACGTCGAGCCGCACACCGGCGTCGACCGCGGCCGGGCGTGTGCGGTCGGCGGACAGCACGGCGCACGCACCCCAGCGCGGCAGCAGCGCGACGACGTCGGCGCCGCGCACGTCACCGCCGGCGCCGCGCAGGTCGGGCCACCTCGCGCCGTCGACCTCCTCGATGCCGACGACGACGTCGAGGCCGCCCGCGCCGCGGTCGAGGTCGACCAGTGCGGTCGACGTCGTCCGCGACAGCCGTCGCGCGACCAGGGCCGCGAGGGTCGAGGCGCCGACCCCGCCGCAGGCCCCGACGACCCCGACCACCACCGCCCTGCGTTGCCGCTGCACCCGTGCCTCCGTCCGTCGCCCGCGCCGCGGGAGCGCCCGCGGGGCCGACTCTCGCGGACACGGGGACCTGCGGGACGACCATCGTCCGCATCTGTGGACGACCTCGCGGACGGCGGGACCTGGGGTCGGCTCGGCGCCGCCCCGCGGACGGGGCGGCGCGGGCCCGTCAGTCCCCCGACGCCGTGAACAGGTGCAGCTGCGTGGTGGGGCCCGACCACACGGCGTCCCCCTCGAACCCGTTCTCCTCCAGCCACCGCAGCGCGTCCCGCGACCGGGCGTCGCCGGTGGACAGCACCCACACCCGTCGCGCGGACGCGAGCTCGTCCGCGAGCGCGTCCACGGGGCGCCCGCGCTCCCAGAGGCTGTCGGTGGCCGTGCGGTCCGGCCCGGTGCCCACGTCGACGACGCCCGTGAAGTCCTGGGGGTACCCCTCGAGCGCCCGGCGCGGCGACCGGGCGTCGTCCTCGGGGACGAACACGACGACGTCGCCGGCGTCGCTGCGTTCGGCGACGTGCCGCGCGACGGCCGACAGGTCCGCGTCGTCCTTGGCGAACTCGGCGCGCTGCGCGGCGTACACGGGCGCGGCGATCGCCGAGAGCACGACGAGCGCGACGACCTGCGCCCACCGGCGGCGCAGCGCCTCGACGCCCACACCGATGAGCAGGGCGACGGCCGGCGCGCAGTAGCGCAGGTAGCGCGGGTCCCACAGGGGTGTCGCGACGAGGGAGACGCCGAGCACGACGAGCGTCGGGACCACGGCCCACGGCAGCGCCACGTGGACCAGCGCGGCGCGCGGAGGCCACGGACCGGGTGCGCGGCGCGACACGAGCGCCACGACCACGAGGACCGCGACCGCACCGAGGAACCACCAGGACCCGTCGAACCACTGCCGGGTCAGGACCCCGTGCGCGGAGTCCACGCCCGGTCGGTCGATCCACCCGATCTGGTACCGCTGACGGGCTCCGGCGAGCACCGCCGGGGACGCGATCGCGAGGGCCCCCGCGGCGGCGACGAGCCACGAGCGCAGCAGCCGCCGGTCCGTCCGCGCCCACAGGAGGGTCACGCCGTGCGCGGCGAGCAGGACGAGGGACTGCACGAACAGCAGGCCGGACAGCCCGAGGAGGACCGCGTAGCCCCACCACGGCGCCCGGCCCCGCAGTGCCCGGACCAGGACGACGACGGCCCACGTGGTGGTCGCGGTGACGAACGCGTGACCCCGCGCCTCGACCCCCATCCAGGTCGTGGCGGGCAGCACGGCGAACGCGCAGCCGGCCAGGATCCCGGTCGTCCGGCTGCCGAGCTCGTTGCCGAGCACGACCACGCCCGCGGCCGCGACGCCCGTCGCGACCGCGCTGGGCGTGCGCAGGCTCAGCGGCGACGTGCCGAACACGTCGGCCCACAGGTGCATCCCCGTGTAGTAGGTGCCGTGGACGGCGTCGACGTGGCCCAGCAGGGCGACCATCTCGGGCCAGGAACGACCGACGGCGCTGACCGTCGCGACCTCGTCGAGCCACAGCGACGGGATCCAGGCACCGGCCACGCACAGGAGCGCGACGGCGCACCCGAGGACCAGCGCGTCGCGGACGACGGACGGGTCCGGACGGACCTCGCGGGCGGTCGGCGTCAGGCTCGACGTCCTCGCGGACGCGACGCCGACGGGCGTCCCCTCCGCCACGGGTGGTCTGCTGCCCACGGCACCTCCCCCAGGCGCGTCGTGACCTTCGTCACTCGGAGCATAGACAGTGCGCGGGGGGGCAATGTCCGGGTTTGTCGGTTCTCACCCGCAGGCCGGGCCGGGTGGCCCGCAACATCGCCGACACCAGCGCCCTCTACAGTCCCGCCCATGCCCGTCCCGCCCCTGCTGCTCGACCCCGGCACCGGCCCCGTCCGCGCCGCCACGTACCTGCCGTCGACGCCCGGGAACGTCCTCTGGGGCCGGCTGCCCTGCGCCGCCGACGCCCCGGTGCTGACCGTCGACCCCGGCACGCAGGTCACGGTCGACACGCTCAGCCACGAGGGTCTGCTCGAGGACCAGGGGCGTGACCCCCGCGCGTTCTTCGGCGCGCACGGCCTGACCGACGTCCTCGCCGACGCGGTCGCCCTCGCCGCGTCGGACCACCCCCGCGACCCGGACGTCGACGGCCCCCACGTCGTCACCGGACCCATCGCGGTGCGCGGCGCACGCCCGGGTGACGTCCTCGCGATCACCGTCGTCGAGACGCTGCCGCGCGTCCCGTACGGCGTCGTCTCCAACCGACACGGGCGCGGCGCGCTGCCCGGGGAGATGCCCGAGGGTGACGTCGACGTCGTCAGCATCGTCGCCCGCCTGGACGCGAGCGGCACGCGCGCGGTCATGCCCCGCGCGGCCGGCAGCGGGCGCACGGTCTCGTTCCCCCTCGCACCGTTCCCCGGCATCCTGGGGGTCGCGGTCGCGGGCGACGAGCGCCCCCACTCGGTGCCGCCGGGCGCGCACGGCGGCAACCTCGACATCAACCTGCTGCAGGCGGGCGCGACGCTGTACCTGCCCGTGCAGGTCGACGGCGCGCTCGCCTACGTGGGTGACCCGCACTTCGCGCAGGGCGACGGCGAGGTCGCACTGACCGCCCTCGAGGCGTCCCTGCGCGTCACGCTGCGCTTCGACGTGATCCCGCGCCTCGACGCGATCGCGGAGCTCGGGACGCTGACCGGGCCGCTGGTGCGCACCGCCGAGCACCTCGTCCCGACGGGCCTGGACGTCGACCTCGACGAGGCGCTGCGGCGCTGCGTGCGCGCGGCGCTGGACCTGCTGCAGGCGCGGTTCGGCATGGACCGCGCGCACGCGCTCGCCTACCTGTCCGCGGCCACGGACTTCGACGTGTCGCAGGTGGTCGACCGGGTGACGGGCGTGCACGCGCGCATCCGGCTGGCGGACTTCGAGGAACCGGACGCGCCGCAGGCTCCCGACGGCCCGGACGGCGGACCGCGCGCATGAGGACCGACCCGCCCCCCGGCCTGATCGCCGCGTTCCTCGCGTACGAGCGCGCGCTCGGCACGGACGACGTCGACGCCCTCGACCGCCTGTTCGCCGCCGACCCGGCGACGCTGCGCGGCGACGCGACCGGCCTGCTGGTCGGCCACGACGAGATCGCGGCGTTCCGCGGTGCGCGCGGCGGGGCGCCGGCGCGGCGCCTCGTCGAGGTGCACGTGCGCACGGTCGACGACGACCACGCGCTGGTCGTCGCCGTGACCGAGCCGGTGGGCGGCGGCCGCGGCCAGCAGACGCAGCTCTGGGAGCGCGGTGCCGCCGGCTGGGTCGTCGTCGCCGCCCACGTCCACGCCCCCGCGCCCGCGTTCGACGCGAGCGTGTGGCGCGTCCTGGGTGCCCCGCTGGTCCCCGGGTCCGGCGCCGGGCCCCTGGCGGGCCGCACGGTCGCGGTCAAGGACCTGTTCGCCGTCGCCGGGCAGCGCGTCGGCGCCGGCAACCCGACGTGGCTCGCGGACGCACCCGTCGAGACGGCCCACGCCGCCGCCGTCGACCGTCTGCTCGCCGCGGGCGCCGACGTCCGCGGCGTCGCGCGCACCGACGAGCTCGCGTACTCCCTCGCGGGGACGAACGCGCACACCGGCGCACCCCCCAACCCCCGGGCGCCCGGGCGGGTGCCCGGGGGCTCGTCGTCGGGCTCGGGAGCGGCCGTCGCGCTGGGGCAGGCCGACATCGGCCTGGGCACCGACACCGGAGGGTCGATCCGCGTCCCCGCGTCCTACCAGGGGCTGTACGGGGTGCGCACGACGCACGGCGCGGTCCCGACGACGGGCCTGGTCCCGCTCGCGCCGTCGTTCGACACCGTCGGGTGGCTGACGCGCGACGCCACCCTGCTCGCGGCGGTGGGCGACGTGCTGCTGCCGCCCGACGTCGACGACGGGCCCTGGTCGCCGCGCCTCGTCGTGAGCCCCGCGCTGCTCGCGCACGCGCAGGACGACGTCGCGACACGCGTCACGGCGTTCGCGGCGACGGCCGGCGCGACGGCGACGGCCGCGTGGGACGACGTGGACGTCGCGGCGTGGGCCGAGGTCTTCCGGGTCCGGCAGGCGTGGGAGGCGTGGCGCGCGCACGGCGCGTGGGTGAGCGCGCACCCCGGCGCGCTGGGCGCTGACGTCGCCGGCCGGTTCGCCGTCGCGTCGCGCGTCGACGACGCCGCGGGTGCGGCCGCCGGAGTGGCGCGCGAGGCGCTGCGCGCACAGATCCTCGACCTCGTCGGCGACGACGTCCTCGTGCTGCCCGCCACGCCGTCCGTCGCCCCGCGGCCCGACCCCGCCGACCTCGACGCCGTCCGCACCGCCAACCTGCGCCTGACCTGCATCGCCGGCCTGGGCGGCCTGCCTGCGGTGGTCCTGCCGGTGCACGGCGGGGGGACTGGATCGCTCTCTCACGCCCCAGGGGGTGGGGAGGGCAGGACTGGATCGCTCTCTCACGCCCCAGGGGGTGGGGAGGGGGAGGGCGGGGGTCTGGTCGGCGATCCGGAACCCGGGCGGCGCGCGGCGCTGCCGGTCGGGGTGTGCCTGATCGCTGCGCCGGGTCGCGACCGAGCGCTCCTCTCCCTGGCCCGCACCCTGACCGTCCGCCGCGCCTGACCCCCACCCCCGGCGAGAGAGCAGTCCAGCACTCCCGATCCCACGCTCCGCCCTCGCGCGGCGGACCGGACCGCTCTCTCACGGCCATGAGGTGGGTGGGTGAGCGGGTATTCACGCTGCTGAAACAACCGTTTCCCTCGGTGACACATCCCGCGCCTACGGTCGGCCTCGGGTGAGAGGACACACCGATGCTGCTGGAGGACTTCAACGCACTGCCGCGCGAGGACGCGTGGGCGCTCGTGCGCACGTGCGCCGACGTGCCGTCGTGGGCCGCGGCGGTCGCGGGCGGGCGCCCCTACGCGTCGGTCGCCGCGCTGCGTGCCCACGCGGACCAGCAGGCGCTGACCTGGGACGACGCGGACGTCGACCGGGCGCTGGCCGACCACCCCCGCATCGGTGAGCGGCACGCGACACCCGGCGCGACGGCGGCGATGTCGGTGCGCGAGCAGGCGGGCGTGGACGCGACCGATGCCGACGTCGCCGCCCGCCTGGCCGACGGCAACGCCCGCTACGAGCAGCGGTTCGGGCGCGTGTACCTCGTGCGGGCCGCGGGGCGCAGCAGCGCCGAGATCCTCGCGCTGCTCGAGCAGCGCCTCACGCACGACGACGCGACCGAGGCGGCCGTCACCGCCCAGCAGCTCCGCGAGATCGCGGCGCTCCGGCTCGCGGGCCTCGTCACGGAGCCCGTCGTCCAGCCCGTCGTCCAGCCCGTCGCCCAGTCCGGCTCCGAGCACGCCACGGCGCCCGTCGCATGACGACCTGCTCGACGCACGTCCTCGACGCCGCCGCGGGGCGCCCGGCGGTCGGGGTCGACGTGTCCCTGCTCGGCCCGGACGGCACGGTCCTGGAGACGGGCCGCACCGACGACGACGGCCGCCTGCGCTGGACGACGGCCCTGCACACCGGGACCTACGCGCTGCGGTTCGCGACGGGCGCGTGGTTCGCCGCCGCCGGCGTCCCGACCGTGCACGCGGCGGTCCACCTGGAGGTCCTCGTCGACGGCGACCAGGAGCACTACCACCTGGCGCTGCTGCTGAGCCCGTTCGCCTACACCGCGTACCGAGGGAGCTGACGCATGGCCGTCGGAGACGTCGTCCTGGGAGCCAACCAGTACGGGAAGGCCGAGGTGCGCCTGGTGCGGGTCACGCGCGACACCCCCGTGCACGAGATCGAGGACCTCACGGTGACCACGCAGCTGCGCGGGGACTTCACGGCGTGCCACACGACGGGTGACAACGCGCACGTCGTGGCGACGGACACGCAGAAGAACACCGTGTACGCCTACGCCAAGAAGTACGGCATCGGGTCGCCGGAGCGGTTCCTGCTGCGCCTCGCCCGGCACTTCGTCGACGGGTTCGCGCAGGTCACGGGCGGGCGGTTCGCGGCCGACGTGCACGCGTGGGACCGCATCGCGGTGGACGGCGAGCCGCACGACCACGCGTTCGTCCGCACGGGCCGCGAGACGCGCCGCACGGTCGTGCTCGTCGACGGCGACGACGCGCAGGTGGTGTCGGGGTTCACAGGTGCGACGGTGCTGAAGACGACGGGATCGGAGTTCTGGGGGTTCCCGCGCGACGCGTACACGACGCTCGCGGAGACGTCGGACCGCGTGCTGGCCACGTCGGTGACGGCGTGGTGGCGGTGGCGGGACCCGGACGTGGACTTCGAGACGCGCTACCCGGTCGTGCGCGACCTGCTGCTGTCGACGTTCGCGCAGGTGCACTCCCTGGCGCTGCAGCACACCATCTTCGAGATGGGCAGGGCCGTGCTGGAGGCGTGCGACGACGTCGCCGAGGTGCGGCTGTCGTGCCCCAACAAGCACCACTTCCTCGTGGACCTCGCGCCGTTCGGCCTGGAGAACCCGAACGAGGTCTTCTACGCCGCGGACCGCCCCTACGGCCTCATCGAGGCGGCGGTGGGACGCGAGGGCGACCCGCCGGTGCCGCACGTGTGGGCGTCCGTGCCCGGGTTCGTCTGAGGGCGGCGGCGATGACGACGATCATCCCGACGCGCCACGTCCCCAGCAGCCCCGCGCCCGGTGACCTGGTCGCCGCGGTGCGCGGCCGGCAGGTCCTCGTCGACGGGGCGCTGCGCCCTGCGACGCTGCACGTCGCGGGCGGCCGGATCACCGCGGTCGCCGGGTACGACGACCCGGTCGACGGCTTCGTCCTCGCCGCGCCCGACCACGCGTACGTCCTGCCGGGCGTCGTGGACACGCACGTGCACGTCAACGAGCCGGGGCGCACGGCGTGGGAGGGGTTCGCGTCCGCGACGCGCGCGGCCGCGCTGGGCGGGGTGACGACGCTGGTCGACATGCCGCTGAACTCGATCCCGCCGACGACGACCACGTGGGGCCTGGCCGCCAAGCGTCGCGCGGCGACGGGGCAGCTCTCGGTGGACGTGGGCCTGTGGGGCGGCGCCGTGCCGGGCAACCTCGACGACCTGCGCCCGCTGTGGGACGCCGGCGTCATGGGGTTCAAGTGCTTCCTGTCGCCGTCGGGGGTCGACGAGTTCCCGCCCCTGGGACCGGTCGGCTTCGACGCGGCGCTGCGTGCGGTCGCCGCGTTCGACGGGCTCGTGATCGTGCACGCCGAGGACCCGGCGGTGCTCGCCGACGCCCCCG encodes the following:
- a CDS encoding type II secretion system F family protein, producing the protein MSPGTVGVVVGVCVLLAGLPWATWRDPARSRSSGRGRAGEPDAEAARGRRRWRRGTRPVGLDPAFVLDLCAAALRGGTPVPAALAVTGRHLGGDEGEALLRAGTALGLGAPWDAAWAGAPPSIAVLAHALRVGWDAGASPGPQLRAAAARLRRERRARARAAAGALGVRLTLPLGLCFLPAFVLLGLVPVVLGLAGDLLGAGP
- a CDS encoding type II secretion system F family protein — encoded protein: MSVVVGVLVALGVVALAGPAPRRAGGRARSGGHTALGGGPAGTGVPARPAAREGRVRLRRRREAEGLQTDLASLLHAVAAQLRAGVPPSTAWVEVLGSAVHGQVPDVDALAGVVGARGSQRTRVRAAVVGVRVATETGAPLADVLEDLADAVAADAEQAGELDAALAGPRATARVLTLLPVLGLLVGTAMGAQPWQVLTDGGLGTGLAVAGLGLVAAGRLWVGVLLRRAGAP
- a CDS encoding TadA family conjugal transfer-associated ATPase, whose product is MSRAVVPAGTSAGVSAGTSAGRPRSAAPARRAVPSGVVSQVREAMHRRPAGAGGLTALVDAALRDHGTLLGPVPLAETVRAVADELLGAGDLQQWLDDPAVTDVLVNGPQDVWVERAGALTRIDVDLGTPADVRALAVRLAAAAGRRLDDAAPTVDARLPDGTRLHAVLPPLAESCTVLSLRVVRPRAFTLADLVAAGAVAPALVPVLRGLVASRANLLVSGATGAGKTTLLAALLSLVPHDERIVLVEESGELMADHPHVVRLTSRPPNVDGAGGVDLADLVRQALRMRPDRIVLGECRGAEVREVLAALNTGHEGGCATLHANTAADVPARLEALAALAGLDRAALAAQAASAVDAVLHVRRVRHGHDAGRRYLAEVAVVDRADDGGLRVTSAVEVGEDGRSRTGAGWAWLAARAGAGA
- a CDS encoding pilus assembly protein FlpE, whose translation is MQRQRRAVVVGVVGACGGVGASTLAALVARRLSRTTSTALVDLDRGAGGLDVVVGIEEVDGARWPDLRGAGGDVRGADVVALLPRWGACAVLSADRTRPAAVDAGVRLDVLHALVCEVGALVLDLDRGTVVDGDAPLAACDVVVVVARPDLRSVAGVLALRPRLDAAATRCGLVVQGGGPAALGAADVATASGLDVWHVARRDRALAARAERVGPGGRGPAARTADAVVRRLGVPA
- a CDS encoding glycosyltransferase family 39 protein; its protein translation is MGSRPPVAEGTPVGVASARTSSLTPTAREVRPDPSVVRDALVLGCAVALLCVAGAWIPSLWLDEVATVSAVGRSWPEMVALLGHVDAVHGTYYTGMHLWADVFGTSPLSLRTPSAVATGVAAAGVVVLGNELGSRTTGILAGCAFAVLPATTWMGVEARGHAFVTATTTWAVVVLVRALRGRAPWWGYAVLLGLSGLLFVQSLVLLAAHGVTLLWARTDRRLLRSWLVAAAGALAIASPAVLAGARQRYQIGWIDRPGVDSAHGVLTRQWFDGSWWFLGAVAVLVVVALVSRRAPGPWPPRAALVHVALPWAVVPTLVVLGVSLVATPLWDPRYLRYCAPAVALLIGVGVEALRRRWAQVVALVVLSAIAAPVYAAQRAEFAKDDADLSAVARHVAERSDAGDVVVFVPEDDARSPRRALEGYPQDFTGVVDVGTGPDRTATDSLWERGRPVDALADELASARRVWVLSTGDARSRDALRWLEENGFEGDAVWSGPTTQLHLFTASGD
- a CDS encoding acetamidase/formamidase family protein; the protein is MPVPPLLLDPGTGPVRAATYLPSTPGNVLWGRLPCAADAPVLTVDPGTQVTVDTLSHEGLLEDQGRDPRAFFGAHGLTDVLADAVALAASDHPRDPDVDGPHVVTGPIAVRGARPGDVLAITVVETLPRVPYGVVSNRHGRGALPGEMPEGDVDVVSIVARLDASGTRAVMPRAAGSGRTVSFPLAPFPGILGVAVAGDERPHSVPPGAHGGNLDINLLQAGATLYLPVQVDGALAYVGDPHFAQGDGEVALTALEASLRVTLRFDVIPRLDAIAELGTLTGPLVRTAEHLVPTGLDVDLDEALRRCVRAALDLLQARFGMDRAHALAYLSAATDFDVSQVVDRVTGVHARIRLADFEEPDAPQAPDGPDGGPRA
- a CDS encoding AtzH-like domain-containing protein — its product is MRTDPPPGLIAAFLAYERALGTDDVDALDRLFAADPATLRGDATGLLVGHDEIAAFRGARGGAPARRLVEVHVRTVDDDHALVVAVTEPVGGGRGQQTQLWERGAAGWVVVAAHVHAPAPAFDASVWRVLGAPLVPGSGAGPLAGRTVAVKDLFAVAGQRVGAGNPTWLADAPVETAHAAAVDRLLAAGADVRGVARTDELAYSLAGTNAHTGAPPNPRAPGRVPGGSSSGSGAAVALGQADIGLGTDTGGSIRVPASYQGLYGVRTTHGAVPTTGLVPLAPSFDTVGWLTRDATLLAAVGDVLLPPDVDDGPWSPRLVVSPALLAHAQDDVATRVTAFAATAGATATAAWDDVDVAAWAEVFRVRQAWEAWRAHGAWVSAHPGALGADVAGRFAVASRVDDAAGAAAGVAREALRAQILDLVGDDVLVLPATPSVAPRPDPADLDAVRTANLRLTCIAGLGGLPAVVLPVHGGGTGSLSHAPGGGEGRTGSLSHAPGGGEGEGGGLVGDPEPGRRAALPVGVCLIAAPGRDRALLSLARTLTVRRA
- the uraD gene encoding 2-oxo-4-hydroxy-4-carboxy-5-ureidoimidazoline decarboxylase; translation: MLLEDFNALPREDAWALVRTCADVPSWAAAVAGGRPYASVAALRAHADQQALTWDDADVDRALADHPRIGERHATPGATAAMSVREQAGVDATDADVAARLADGNARYEQRFGRVYLVRAAGRSSAEILALLEQRLTHDDATEAAVTAQQLREIAALRLAGLVTEPVVQPVVQPVAQSGSEHATAPVA
- the uraH gene encoding hydroxyisourate hydrolase, whose translation is MTTCSTHVLDAAAGRPAVGVDVSLLGPDGTVLETGRTDDDGRLRWTTALHTGTYALRFATGAWFAAAGVPTVHAAVHLEVLVDGDQEHYHLALLLSPFAYTAYRGS
- the pucL gene encoding factor-independent urate hydroxylase, whose product is MAVGDVVLGANQYGKAEVRLVRVTRDTPVHEIEDLTVTTQLRGDFTACHTTGDNAHVVATDTQKNTVYAYAKKYGIGSPERFLLRLARHFVDGFAQVTGGRFAADVHAWDRIAVDGEPHDHAFVRTGRETRRTVVLVDGDDAQVVSGFTGATVLKTTGSEFWGFPRDAYTTLAETSDRVLATSVTAWWRWRDPDVDFETRYPVVRDLLLSTFAQVHSLALQHTIFEMGRAVLEACDDVAEVRLSCPNKHHFLVDLAPFGLENPNEVFYAADRPYGLIEAAVGREGDPPVPHVWASVPGFV